In Papilio machaon chromosome W, ilPapMach1.1, whole genome shotgun sequence, a single genomic region encodes these proteins:
- the LOC123723282 gene encoding putative nuclease HARBI1 isoform X1 gives MIWHIIDMSRMWTALMLEAADAEAKKMSRQRMLLQRLKNRERLLQKIPEWQLRAHYRLNKEEFHSLCDELRHNTSLKGSKTTSLELKVLTALNFYAMGSYQRGVANEVHMNQKSVSRCIREVTKALNEISNKWIQFPQTSTQRTKIKQGFYTKFNFPGVIGAIDCTHVAIVRPAADVLCFYNRKGFHSLNVQMVCDSDLRITNVNAKFGGASHNSHIWASNRLQSHMEALQLSGDSGYPQRSYLVTPILNAEPGSRGENYTRVHVKARNCIERAFG, from the exons atgatTTGGCATATTATAGATATGTCTCGCATGTGGACCGCCTTGATGTTAGAAGCTGCAGATGCCGAAGCTAAAAAGATGTCTCGGCAGCGTATGCTTCTACAAAGATTAAAGAATCGCGAACGGTTACTCCAAAAAATTCCGGAGTGGCAGTTAAGAGCTCATTACAGGCTGAATAAGGAAGAGTTCCACTCGTTGTGTGACGAGCTCAGGCACAATACCAGTTTAAAAGGTTCGAAAACAACTTCACTGGAACTTAAG gtgCTGACAGCATTGAACTTTTATGCCATGGGTTCATATCAGAGAGGTGTTGCTAATGAGGTACATATGAATCAAAAAAGTGTAAGTCGGTGTATCAGAGAGGTGACAAAAGCTCTGAATgagatttcaaataaatggatACAATTCCCACAAACAAGCACacaaagaactaaaattaagcaagG attttatactaagtttaattttcctgGTGTAATTGGTGCCATTGATTGCACCCATGTGGCCATAGTTCGTCCAGCTGCAGatgtactttgtttttataacagaaaaggCTTTCATTCTCTTAATGTCCAAATG gtatgTGACAGTGATCTCAGAATCACTAATGTTAATGCCAAGTTTGGTGGTGCAAGTCACAACAGTCATATCTGGGCAAGTAACAGACTGCAAAGCCATATGGAGGCTCTGCAACTATCTG gtGACAGTGGTTACCCTCAAAGGAGCTACCTTGTGACACCTATTCTGAATGCAGAACCAGGATCTAGAGGAGAGAACTACACTAGAGTGCATGTCAAGGCCCGAAACTGCATAGAAAGGGCATTTggttaa
- the LOC123723282 gene encoding putative nuclease HARBI1 isoform X2 produces MSRMWTALMLEAADAEAKKMSRQRMLLQRLKNRERLLQKIPEWQLRAHYRLNKEEFHSLCDELRHNTSLKGSKTTSLELKVLTALNFYAMGSYQRGVANEVHMNQKSVSRCIREVTKALNEISNKWIQFPQTSTQRTKIKQGFYTKFNFPGVIGAIDCTHVAIVRPAADVLCFYNRKGFHSLNVQMVCDSDLRITNVNAKFGGASHNSHIWASNRLQSHMEALQLSGDSGYPQRSYLVTPILNAEPGSRGENYTRVHVKARNCIERAFG; encoded by the exons ATGTCTCGCATGTGGACCGCCTTGATGTTAGAAGCTGCAGATGCCGAAGCTAAAAAGATGTCTCGGCAGCGTATGCTTCTACAAAGATTAAAGAATCGCGAACGGTTACTCCAAAAAATTCCGGAGTGGCAGTTAAGAGCTCATTACAGGCTGAATAAGGAAGAGTTCCACTCGTTGTGTGACGAGCTCAGGCACAATACCAGTTTAAAAGGTTCGAAAACAACTTCACTGGAACTTAAG gtgCTGACAGCATTGAACTTTTATGCCATGGGTTCATATCAGAGAGGTGTTGCTAATGAGGTACATATGAATCAAAAAAGTGTAAGTCGGTGTATCAGAGAGGTGACAAAAGCTCTGAATgagatttcaaataaatggatACAATTCCCACAAACAAGCACacaaagaactaaaattaagcaagG attttatactaagtttaattttcctgGTGTAATTGGTGCCATTGATTGCACCCATGTGGCCATAGTTCGTCCAGCTGCAGatgtactttgtttttataacagaaaaggCTTTCATTCTCTTAATGTCCAAATG gtatgTGACAGTGATCTCAGAATCACTAATGTTAATGCCAAGTTTGGTGGTGCAAGTCACAACAGTCATATCTGGGCAAGTAACAGACTGCAAAGCCATATGGAGGCTCTGCAACTATCTG gtGACAGTGGTTACCCTCAAAGGAGCTACCTTGTGACACCTATTCTGAATGCAGAACCAGGATCTAGAGGAGAGAACTACACTAGAGTGCATGTCAAGGCCCGAAACTGCATAGAAAGGGCATTTggttaa
- the LOC123723034 gene encoding uncharacterized protein LOC123723034: MTNLMRAGGFELQKWCSNSEDLLEHICKENQRDNQLIQFKSNDSIKVLGLTWNKTNDNFQYHFQLPKSNENGEDVTKRKVLSEIARLYDPMGWIASIVVRAKIFIQKLWIAKLSWDERLTPQLLHEWQQFKEDLPKLEKIVIPRWFHVSIGDNVELHIFADASQSAYAAAVYLKSTSKDGSIAVNLVTAKTKVAPVEKKISIPRLELCAALLAAKLVNEVSQVMNIPKSKIYAWSDSTIVLAWIAGEPSRWTTFVSNRTSEILTMLEPEQWRHVATDQNPADSASRGLKVIELIGNKLWWHGPNWLHQETYEQNTSNNFETTEEAKPIKALTTTTKDHEEFIWTRFSTLTKMLKVLSYCKKFLYLRLPKEQRNISFKIVSREETEAILKYCIKETQKMYFEDDINRLRAGQSVSQKSQLLTFHPVIDETGLLRVGGRIQEAQVDYKRRHPVILPSGSHITKLIVEDAHIKKLRRTMGSWCSLNKNASEKNNRRFYTYL; encoded by the coding sequence ATGACTAATTTAATGAGAGCAGGTGGTTTTGAACTCCAAAAATGGTGCAGCAACAGCGAAGACTTACTGGAACACATCTGTAAAGAGAATCAAAGAGACAATcagttaatacaatttaaatctaatgATAGCATAAAAGTATTAGGTCTTACCTGGAACAAAACAAACGATAATTTTCAGTATCATTTTCAACTACCTAAAAGTAATGAGAATGGAGAAGACGTAACTAAAAGAAAAGTACTGTCTGAGATAGCACGTCTTTATGATCCTATGGGCTGGATAGCATCAATAGTCGTTAGAGCGaagatttttatacaaaaactgTGGATAGCAAAATTATCATGGGATGAGAGACTCACCCCACAATTATTACACGAGTGGCAACAATTCAAAGAGGACCTACCAAAATTAGAGAAGATCGTCATTCCGAGGTGGTTTCACGTCAGTATCGGAGATAATGTAGAACTACATATATTCGCTGATGCATCTCAGTCAGCTTATGCAGCAGCGGTGTATTTAAAATCGACCAGCAAAGATGGTAGCATCGCCGTCAACCTTGTCACCGCTAAAACGAAGGTAGCGCCAGTGGAGAAGAAGATATCAATCCCACGCCTGGAACTGTGTGCAGCGCTACTAGCTGCAAAATTAGTAAACGAAGTGTCCCAAGTCATGAACATTCCTAAGAGTAAAATATACGCGTGGTCTGATAGCACGATAGTTTTGGCATGGATAGCAGGAGAGCCAAGTCGATGGACGACTTTCGTGAGCAACAGAACATCTGAGATCCTTACCATGCTGGAACCAGAGCAGTGGAGACACGTAGCTACAGATCAAAATCCAGCTGATAGCGCATCTAGAGGACTGAAAGTAATAGAGTTAATAGGTAACAAATTGTGGTGGCATGGTCCAAATTGGTTACATCAAGAAACTTATGAACAGAACACAAGCAATAATTTTGAGACTACAGAAGAGGCAAAACCAATTAAAGCActaactactactactaaagATCATGAAGAATTTATTTGGACGAGATTTTCAACATTAACTAAAATGCTAAAGGTGTTGTCTTAttgcaaaaagtttttatacttGAGACTACCAAAGGAACAACGAaatatttcattcaaaattGTGAGTCGAGAGGAAACAGAggctatattaaaatattgtataaaagaGACACAGAAGATGTATTTCGAAGATGACATTAATCGTTTAAGAGCGGGGCAAAGTGTATCACAGAAGAGTCAACTACTTACCTTTCACCCAGTTATCGATGAAACTGGACTTTTGAGAGTAGGAGGCAGAATTCAAGAGGCTCAAGTTGATTATAAAAGACGTCATCCAGTTATTTTACCCAGTGGAAGTCACATCACCAAATTAATAGTTGAAGACGCACATATCAAAAAACTTCGGAGGACTATGGGAAGCTGGTGTTCGCTCAACAAAAATGCATCTGAAAAGAATAATCGGAGATTCTACACTTACCTTTGA
- the LOC106718455 gene encoding uncharacterized protein LOC106718455 codes for MVKIKSTTGHSQTVRALIDQGSEASFITEATAQFLKLKRDSVNGVISGVGEGQTQAKSMASFEIVSLRNPDFSIQVNAFVLKRLTSFIPSRDSSIYDWQEITNLPLADPTYNTPGRIDIILGAEIYGEILLDGFRKHSELSGPVAQNTQLGWILSGKIKNELVQENRNIISMHLQPKEDELLKQFWEIEREPESIKKRKTKEELRCEEIYEETTYRNSEGRYVVRLPFKSPNPECLHGQSKEIALRRFKSLEKKLLKNTKLQEEYKNVIEDYLQQNHMRKITDERELRDNHVVYLPHHAVIRDDKQTTRVRVVFDASSKGVNNVSLNDNLLVGPKLQSDLRHILIRWRCHRICIVADLVKMYRQVVVNEQDTDFQRILWRSNPHEPIQHYKLLRLTFGTSCAPYLAVKSLQQLAKDEQTKYPLAALITLQDYYMDDLLTGCETTE; via the coding sequence ATGGTCAAAATCAAATCAACTACAGGTCATTCACAAACAGTTAGAGCTTTGATTGACCAAGGATCTGAAGCGTCATTTATAACTGAAGCCACAGCACAATTCCTGAAGTTAAAGCGAGATTCAGTGAACGGTGTTATATCAGGAGTCGGAGAAGGTCAAACACAAGCGAAGAGTATGGCTTCTTTTGAGATCGTTTCTTTACGTAACCCAGACTTTTCTATTCAAGTCAATGCGTTCGTGTTGAAGAGGTTGACTTCATTTATACCGTCCCGAGACTCATCTATATATGATTGGCAAGAGATCACAAATTTACCTTTGGCTGACCCTACCTACAATACACCTGGACGAATAGACATTATTCTAGGTGCTGAAATCTACGGAGAAATTCTACTGGATGGTTTTCGGAAACATTCTGAGTTATCTGGACCAGTTGCACAAAACACGCAATTGGGCTGGATATTatctggaaaaataaaaaatgaattagtGCAAGAAAATCGCAATATTATCAGCATGCATTTACAACCAAAGGAAGATGagcttttaaaacaattctgGGAGATAGAAAGAGAACCTGAAAGTATCAAAAAGAGAAAGACAAAAGAGGAATTAAGATGTGAAGAAATTTACGAAGAAACAACATATAGAAACAGTGAAGGGCGTTACGTTGTCAGATTACCTTTTAAAAGTCCTAATCCAGAATGTTTACATGGTCAATCAAAAGAGATAGCGCTACGAAGGTTCAAATCATTAGAGaagaaattacttaaaaatacaaagctaCAAGAAGAGTACAAAAACGTGATAGAGGATTATTTACAGCAAAATCACATGAGAAAAATAACTGATGAGAGAGAGTTACGTGATAATCACGTCGTTTATCTACCACACCATGCAGTGATTAGAGATGATAAACAGACTACCCGAGTAAGAGTGGTGTTCGACGCTTCGAGCAAAGGAGTAAACAATGTGTCATTAAATGACAATCTTCTCGTCGGACCCAAATTACAAAGTGATCTACGTCATATTCTAATAAGATGGAGATGCCATAGAATTTGTATAGTTGCAGACTTAGTTAAAATGTACCGTCAAGTGGTTGTCAACGAGCAAGATACAGATTTCCAAAGAATACTATGGAGATCAAATCCACACGAACCTATTCAACATTACAAACTACTGAGACTTACCTTTGGAACATCTTGTGCGCCATACTTAGCTGTGAAGTCTTTGCAACAACTAGCAAAAGATGAGCAAACAAAATATCCACTTGCGGCACTAATCACACTGCAAGACTATTATATGGACGATTTACTTACCGGATGTGAAACAACAGAGTAA
- the LOC123723282 gene encoding putative nuclease HARBI1 isoform X3: MIWHIIDMSRMWTALMLEAADAEAKKMSRQRMLLQRLKNRERLLQKIPEWQLRAHYRLNKEEFHSLCDELRHNTSLKGSKTTSLELKVLTALNFYAMGSYQRGVANEVHMNQKSVSRCIREVTKALNEISNKWIQFPQTSTQRTKIKQGFYTKFNFPGVIGAIDCTHVAIVRPAADVLCFYNRKGFHSLNVQMVCDSDLRITNVNAKFGGASHNSHIWASNRLQSHMEALQLSGK, from the exons atgatTTGGCATATTATAGATATGTCTCGCATGTGGACCGCCTTGATGTTAGAAGCTGCAGATGCCGAAGCTAAAAAGATGTCTCGGCAGCGTATGCTTCTACAAAGATTAAAGAATCGCGAACGGTTACTCCAAAAAATTCCGGAGTGGCAGTTAAGAGCTCATTACAGGCTGAATAAGGAAGAGTTCCACTCGTTGTGTGACGAGCTCAGGCACAATACCAGTTTAAAAGGTTCGAAAACAACTTCACTGGAACTTAAG gtgCTGACAGCATTGAACTTTTATGCCATGGGTTCATATCAGAGAGGTGTTGCTAATGAGGTACATATGAATCAAAAAAGTGTAAGTCGGTGTATCAGAGAGGTGACAAAAGCTCTGAATgagatttcaaataaatggatACAATTCCCACAAACAAGCACacaaagaactaaaattaagcaagG attttatactaagtttaattttcctgGTGTAATTGGTGCCATTGATTGCACCCATGTGGCCATAGTTCGTCCAGCTGCAGatgtactttgtttttataacagaaaaggCTTTCATTCTCTTAATGTCCAAATG gtatgTGACAGTGATCTCAGAATCACTAATGTTAATGCCAAGTTTGGTGGTGCAAGTCACAACAGTCATATCTGGGCAAGTAACAGACTGCAAAGCCATATGGAGGCTCTGCAACTATCTGGCAA gtGA